One Setaria viridis chromosome 7, Setaria_viridis_v4.0, whole genome shotgun sequence genomic region harbors:
- the LOC117862362 gene encoding amino acid transporter AVT1B isoform X2, translated as MKNSVSERSFLIESDDEDAAAAVEDGKRRGHGGEESGDDDVSGSDSSSPCDSPRVVAARCSQPSSYTQQWPQSYRQSIDMYSSVHSPNLSFLGTPSLSRLSNSFLTNSFRGKPPEIISSLIKPLLPTSTAPTSDEHQQQQQEDVRKSSHDLPPSRKASSLQRIPEDHRPIVGGHEVGPYRQCSYIQGVMNGVNVLCGVGILSTPYAVKQGGWLGLVILAVLGALAWYTGILLRRCLDSKEGLETYPDIGHAAFGTAGRIIISIILYMELYACCIEYLILESDNLSKLFPNAHLTIGSLTLDSHVLFAILTALIVMPTTWLRDLSCLSFVSAGGVIASIVIVSCLFWVGLVDHVGPVKSEGTALNLPGIPIAIGLYGYCYSGHGVFPNIYSSLKKRNQFPAVLFTCIALSTVLFAGAAIMGYIMFGESTESQFTLNLPPNLVASKIAVWTTVTNPITTYALTMTPLALSLEELLPPNQQTYPNIVMLRSALVVSSLIVALSVPFFGLVMSLVGSFLTMFVAYILPCACFLAILRNKVSWYQVVLCVFIIAVGLCCAGVGTYSSLSKIIQQYH; from the exons ATGAAGAACTCGGTGTCGGAACGGAGCTTCCTCATCGAgagcgacgacgaggacgccgccgccgccgtggaggacgGGAAgcgccgcggccatggcggcgaggaatcgggcgacgacgacgtctCCGGGTCGGACTCGTCGTCGCCGTGCGACAGCCCGCGGGTGGTTGCCGCGAGGTGCAGCCAGCCGAGTTCCTACACCCAGCAATGGCCGCAGAGCTACAG GCAATCTATTGACATGTACAGCAGCGTGCACTCGCCCAACCTGAGCTTCCTGGGGACACCATCACTGAGTCGTCTGTCCAACTCCTTCCTGACAAACTCATTTCGAGGGAAGCCACCGGAGATCATCTCCAGCCTAATCAAGCCTCTCCTGCCAACAAGCACCGCTCCTACCAGTGATgaacaccagcagcagcagcaagaggaCGTGCGGAAGAGCTCCCATGACCTCCCACCGTCAAGGAAGGCATCGTCTCTGCAAAGGATCCCTGAGGATCACAGGCCTATTGTTGGGGGCCATGAGGTGGGGCCCTATCGGCAGTGCTCCTATATTCAAGGGGTCATGAATG GAGTGAATGTCTTATGTGGTGTGGGGATCCTGTCAACACCTTATGCTGTCAAGCAAGGTGGTTGGCTTGGACTAGTGATACTGGCTGTGTTGGGTGCACTAGCGTGGTACACAGGCATACTTCTGCGGCGTTGCCTGGACAGCAAGGAAGGCCTTGAGACCTACCCAGACATCGGACATGCTGCCTTTGGCACTGCTGGCCGCATCATCATCTCG ATAATCCTGTATATGGAACTATAT GCATGTTGCATTGAGTATTTGATACTAGAGAGTGACAACTTGTCAAAGTTGTTCCCCAACGCACACCTGACCATAGGTAGCTTGACTTTGGATTCGCATGTGCTATTTGCCATCCTGACTGCTCTTATCGTCATGCCTACCACTTGGCTTCGCGATCTCAGCTGCCTCAGCTTCGTTTCAG CTGGCGGAGTCATTGCATCTATTGTTATCGTCTCCTGCCTGTTctgggttggacttgttgatcACGTTGGTCCAGTCAAGAGTGAAGGGACGGCACTGAACCTTCCTGGAATCCCCATCGCCATTGGGCTGTACGGGTACTGCTACTCTGGCCATGGAGTGTTCCCTAACATCTACTCTTCTCTGAAGAAACGCAACCAGTTTCCTGCTGTTCTTTTCACCTG CATTGCTCTGTCTACTGTTCTGTTCGCTGGTGCTGCGATCATGGGATACATTATGTTTGGTGAATCTACAGAGTCCCAATTCACTCTGAACTTACCCCCAAACCTTGTGGCTTCCAAGATTGCCGTCTGGACAACG GTGACAAATCCAATAA CCACATATGCACTAACCATGACTCCTCTCGCCCTGAGTTTGGAGGAATTGCTACCTCCAAATCAGCAGACATACCCAAACATTGTAATGCTTAGATCAGCGCTGGTGGTATCTTCCCTTATTGTCGCTCTATCTGTTCCATTTTTTG GACTCGTCATGTCCCTGGTGGGATCTTTCCTCACCATGTTTGTG GCCTATATTCTACCATGTGCCTGCTTTTTGGCGATCCTtaggaataaagtgagctgGTATCAG GTAGTACTATGTGTGTTCATCATTGCTGTCGGACTCTGCTGTGCTGGTGTTGGGACATACTCATCTCTTTCTAAGATAATACAACAGTACCATTGA
- the LOC117862362 gene encoding amino acid transporter AVT1B isoform X1, with protein MKNSVSERSFLIESDDEDAAAAVEDGKRRGHGGEESGDDDVSGSDSSSPCDSPRVVAARCSQPSSYTQQWPQSYRQSIDMYSSVHSPNLSFLGTPSLSRLSNSFLTNSFRGKPPEIISSLIKPLLPTSTAPTSDEHQQQQQEDVRKSSHDLPPSRKASSLQRIPEDHRPIVGGHEVGPYRQCSYIQGVMNGVNVLCGVGILSTPYAVKQGGWLGLVILAVLGALAWYTGILLRRCLDSKEGLETYPDIGHAAFGTAGRIIISIILYMELYACCIEYLILESDNLSKLFPNAHLTIGSLTLDSHVLFAILTALIVMPTTWLRDLSCLSFVSAGGVIASIVIVSCLFWVGLVDHVGPVKSEGTALNLPGIPIAIGLYGYCYSGHGVFPNIYSSLKKRNQFPAVLFTCIALSTVLFAGAAIMGYIMFGESTESQFTLNLPPNLVASKIAVWTTVTNPITTYALTMTPLALSLEELLPPNQQTYPNIVMLRSALVVSSLIVALSVPFFAFSGLVMSLVGSFLTMFVAYILPCACFLAILRNKVSWYQVVLCVFIIAVGLCCAGVGTYSSLSKIIQQYH; from the exons ATGAAGAACTCGGTGTCGGAACGGAGCTTCCTCATCGAgagcgacgacgaggacgccgccgccgccgtggaggacgGGAAgcgccgcggccatggcggcgaggaatcgggcgacgacgacgtctCCGGGTCGGACTCGTCGTCGCCGTGCGACAGCCCGCGGGTGGTTGCCGCGAGGTGCAGCCAGCCGAGTTCCTACACCCAGCAATGGCCGCAGAGCTACAG GCAATCTATTGACATGTACAGCAGCGTGCACTCGCCCAACCTGAGCTTCCTGGGGACACCATCACTGAGTCGTCTGTCCAACTCCTTCCTGACAAACTCATTTCGAGGGAAGCCACCGGAGATCATCTCCAGCCTAATCAAGCCTCTCCTGCCAACAAGCACCGCTCCTACCAGTGATgaacaccagcagcagcagcaagaggaCGTGCGGAAGAGCTCCCATGACCTCCCACCGTCAAGGAAGGCATCGTCTCTGCAAAGGATCCCTGAGGATCACAGGCCTATTGTTGGGGGCCATGAGGTGGGGCCCTATCGGCAGTGCTCCTATATTCAAGGGGTCATGAATG GAGTGAATGTCTTATGTGGTGTGGGGATCCTGTCAACACCTTATGCTGTCAAGCAAGGTGGTTGGCTTGGACTAGTGATACTGGCTGTGTTGGGTGCACTAGCGTGGTACACAGGCATACTTCTGCGGCGTTGCCTGGACAGCAAGGAAGGCCTTGAGACCTACCCAGACATCGGACATGCTGCCTTTGGCACTGCTGGCCGCATCATCATCTCG ATAATCCTGTATATGGAACTATAT GCATGTTGCATTGAGTATTTGATACTAGAGAGTGACAACTTGTCAAAGTTGTTCCCCAACGCACACCTGACCATAGGTAGCTTGACTTTGGATTCGCATGTGCTATTTGCCATCCTGACTGCTCTTATCGTCATGCCTACCACTTGGCTTCGCGATCTCAGCTGCCTCAGCTTCGTTTCAG CTGGCGGAGTCATTGCATCTATTGTTATCGTCTCCTGCCTGTTctgggttggacttgttgatcACGTTGGTCCAGTCAAGAGTGAAGGGACGGCACTGAACCTTCCTGGAATCCCCATCGCCATTGGGCTGTACGGGTACTGCTACTCTGGCCATGGAGTGTTCCCTAACATCTACTCTTCTCTGAAGAAACGCAACCAGTTTCCTGCTGTTCTTTTCACCTG CATTGCTCTGTCTACTGTTCTGTTCGCTGGTGCTGCGATCATGGGATACATTATGTTTGGTGAATCTACAGAGTCCCAATTCACTCTGAACTTACCCCCAAACCTTGTGGCTTCCAAGATTGCCGTCTGGACAACG GTGACAAATCCAATAA CCACATATGCACTAACCATGACTCCTCTCGCCCTGAGTTTGGAGGAATTGCTACCTCCAAATCAGCAGACATACCCAAACATTGTAATGCTTAGATCAGCGCTGGTGGTATCTTCCCTTATTGTCGCTCTATCTGTTCCATTTTTTG CCTTTTCAGGACTCGTCATGTCCCTGGTGGGATCTTTCCTCACCATGTTTGTG GCCTATATTCTACCATGTGCCTGCTTTTTGGCGATCCTtaggaataaagtgagctgGTATCAG GTAGTACTATGTGTGTTCATCATTGCTGTCGGACTCTGCTGTGCTGGTGTTGGGACATACTCATCTCTTTCTAAGATAATACAACAGTACCATTGA